From a region of the Etheostoma cragini isolate CJK2018 chromosome 20, CSU_Ecrag_1.0, whole genome shotgun sequence genome:
- the LOC117936357 gene encoding uncharacterized protein LOC117936357, with product METSSVLLVCILVICSVWTVNGGSFEVNIDDKEQVELDISVKASKLPGVCWVCNWALKKVKKQLGRNATKEKLTSKLNSICNQIGLLKSLCRKFVNSHLPELIEELTTSDDVKTICVNAGACKSKEYLYLHFDQMDEDTPIEITEYF from the exons ATGGAAACATCTTCTGTCCTCCTTGTGTGCATTCTGGTGATATGTTCAG TCTGGACAGTCAACGGTGGAAGCTTCGAGGTCAACATTGATGACAAGGAGCAGGTGGAACTGGACATTTCTGTGAAGGCCAGCAAG CTTCCAGGTGTGTGCTGGGTGTGCAACTGGGCTTTAAAGAAGGTGAAGAAACAACTTGGAAGAAACGCCACTAAGgag AAACTGACTTCAAAGTTAAATTCCATCTGCAACCAAATTGGCCTCTTAAAATCTCTGTGCCGCAAGTTTGTGAACTCACACCTACCAGAACTAATTGAGGAGCTCACGACCTCTGATGATGTGAAAACAATCTGTGTCAATGCTGGAGCCTGCAA GTCAAAGGAGTACTTGTACCTGCACTTCGATCAAATGGACGAGGACACACCTATTGAAATTACtgaatatttttaa